The Hyalangium gracile genome includes a region encoding these proteins:
- a CDS encoding DUF4407 domain-containing protein, translating to MPKAINSTPIQTTQPKSPPHLRLFVHQTRSRRSHLLARLVRLDTWGHTLLGERVAAEMAAAYLILGVVFVFEAAAWSLLFNYVLHKGIFAFDAWTLAAIGLGLLWGCGIFAIDKGLITTDLHRPGAAKWWAFAARALLVVVSALITAQPIEQLVFDASIHERLKEEILREEAVAQVSSVKATLQAAQSTEQKSAEDNIPSIIKNRYDDAKAARDAALQRREQAEREFMSQQRHLEEAERYRKYLQDKLDRLQADPTAQDKVEAAREQYEQHVRKVRAAKKNLGAADDDRTLALKALDDAEREFTESSVTYTRELNTANGVKAAETARIRAEAKPMEKFISDLRRANYGDPVTTPSGEPLQWRRADLIERMHILYQLTQGKPPRWPTNVEPSRKEEAIVLLRLPASATSEVDANVSMFWPWLLVLLIAAAIPSLAIFFKFTMSEEMKNYYSVKCQALAGNPDAVLHQNVWRESAKN from the coding sequence ATGCCCAAGGCGATCAACTCGACCCCGATACAGACAACCCAGCCCAAGTCCCCCCCCCACCTCCGACTGTTCGTGCACCAGACCCGGTCGCGAAGAAGCCACCTGCTCGCCCGACTCGTTCGGCTGGACACCTGGGGGCACACTCTGCTCGGCGAGCGGGTCGCCGCCGAGATGGCCGCTGCCTACCTGATCCTCGGGGTGGTCTTCGTCTTCGAGGCCGCGGCTTGGAGCCTGCTGTTCAACTATGTGCTCCACAAGGGGATATTCGCCTTTGACGCTTGGACTCTCGCCGCGATCGGCCTCGGGCTTCTCTGGGGCTGCGGCATCTTCGCGATCGACAAGGGGCTCATCACGACGGACCTTCATCGGCCAGGAGCGGCGAAGTGGTGGGCTTTCGCCGCACGGGCGCTCCTGGTGGTGGTGTCCGCGCTCATCACGGCCCAGCCTATCGAACAGCTCGTGTTCGACGCGAGCATCCATGAACGGCTGAAGGAGGAGATCCTGCGCGAGGAGGCGGTCGCCCAGGTATCTTCCGTCAAGGCGACACTGCAGGCGGCTCAGTCCACAGAGCAAAAATCGGCGGAAGACAACATCCCCAGCATCATCAAAAACCGCTACGACGATGCGAAGGCTGCACGCGATGCGGCGCTCCAGAGGCGAGAGCAGGCCGAGCGGGAGTTCATGAGCCAACAGCGGCACCTGGAGGAAGCCGAGAGATACAGGAAGTACCTGCAGGACAAGCTGGATCGCCTGCAGGCCGATCCCACGGCGCAGGACAAAGTGGAGGCCGCTCGCGAGCAGTACGAGCAGCATGTCCGAAAGGTGAGAGCCGCGAAAAAGAACCTCGGTGCTGCAGATGACGACAGGACGCTGGCCCTGAAAGCTCTCGACGACGCCGAGCGCGAGTTCACGGAGTCCTCCGTCACCTACACTCGAGAGCTCAACACCGCAAATGGAGTGAAGGCTGCTGAAACGGCGCGAATCCGAGCCGAAGCCAAACCCATGGAGAAGTTCATCAGCGATCTGCGCCGGGCAAACTATGGGGATCCCGTCACGACGCCGAGCGGCGAGCCGCTTCAATGGCGCCGGGCCGACCTGATTGAGCGAATGCACATCCTCTACCAGCTGACCCAGGGCAAGCCCCCCCGCTGGCCGACGAACGTGGAGCCCTCTCGGAAGGAAGAAGCGATCGTGCTGTTGCGGCTACCGGCGTCGGCCACGAGCGAGGTGGACGCTAACGTCTCCATGTTCTGGCCATGGCTCTTGGTACTCCTCATTGCCGCGGCCATTCCATCCCTTGCTATCTTCTTCAAGTTCACCATGAGCGAAGAGATGAAGAACTACTACTCAGTGAAGTGCCAAGCACTGGCCGGCAACCCGGATGCGGTGCTACATCAGAACGTTTGGCGGGAGAGCGCAAAGAACTGA